The following proteins are encoded in a genomic region of candidate division WOR-3 bacterium:
- a CDS encoding YfhO family protein: MAKKEKPKQKSEKDNFIEKNWDKIIIILLFLLPFIYFAQFLSPDKMIAGSDYLLDGYPFEKYSIENGGFVFWYPMVFGGFPALGAPVGGQLAPLALLKHFFPPHIVHCLIFIILFFIAGLGMYLYLKELDLSKYSAAVGAFVYQWIGNLATTPEAGHAGRAASVAIFGLILFFLHKSLFTRKFNFFILLGISIAFAFYQGHFQLTYYSLIVLVAYVIHFIITHRKELTKKDYGKIFGYGFLSIALIFLLMAVVWLPVLGGMKTVARGVERGYEYAASWNLPPIEIFDLFVPNFSGGLENYWSHNPMKLHTEFFGIMIILFVVFALFFCWKKQYLKFFFITGLIALFYSFGGATFVHRIFYELIPGFKLMRAPGLAFYIAAFSMVVIGAIGFEELIIQKKIDKKKFMLTGIIILGFFIIILFLIAPAIAHSEAGQKIAYLKRNLPSYYNGAIISSIIVILTLIFIYLSLNQRIRISTATLIFSGITLLHQMPVMAKYLPSGPAPEIYYKADDVVNFLKNDKTIYRVFPFQYGVRGEHDRDSYLLYHNIQSAGGYIANPIQRYQDLIGAGMSVMFNPQNLIQYPKFVDILNLKYIIAPNLPDDISGYDQNSQRIILMIKSYLSRFRPVYKGYQHTVYQNDSVLPRACLIPDYIIMSPEKIIDFMKSPVFNPKEMIILEDSVTYPHPDKKPSMLEAVVKKYTPNQIIIETDSPHPGFLLLIDNWHPDWRVYVDGEEGKLHRANYTFRAVFLSQGKHSVVFEYKSKPFAIGLIITVTTIFALLGFYIPFGLWRLAVKYRIKSNTLKP, encoded by the coding sequence ATGGCGAAAAAAGAAAAACCAAAACAAAAATCCGAAAAAGATAATTTTATAGAAAAAAACTGGGATAAAATTATTATTATCCTTTTGTTTTTACTTCCGTTTATATATTTCGCGCAATTCTTATCACCCGACAAAATGATTGCAGGTTCAGATTATTTGCTTGATGGCTATCCTTTTGAAAAATACTCAATTGAAAATGGTGGGTTTGTATTCTGGTATCCAATGGTCTTTGGTGGATTTCCTGCACTCGGTGCCCCGGTTGGTGGACAATTGGCACCCCTTGCCCTGTTAAAACACTTCTTTCCACCACATATCGTCCATTGTTTAATATTTATAATCCTTTTTTTCATTGCCGGACTTGGAATGTATCTTTATCTGAAAGAACTCGATCTTTCAAAATATTCTGCAGCAGTGGGCGCATTTGTCTATCAATGGATTGGTAACCTTGCAACGACACCTGAAGCAGGGCATGCTGGAAGGGCAGCGAGTGTTGCAATATTCGGGTTGATTCTATTCTTCCTTCACAAGTCTTTATTTACAAGAAAATTTAATTTTTTCATCTTGCTCGGTATATCAATCGCCTTCGCCTTTTATCAGGGACATTTCCAGCTCACATATTATAGTCTTATTGTACTTGTTGCTTATGTAATCCACTTTATTATAACCCATAGAAAAGAGCTGACAAAAAAAGATTATGGAAAAATATTTGGTTATGGATTCCTTTCTATTGCCCTTATCTTTTTGTTGATGGCAGTGGTATGGCTACCGGTCCTCGGCGGGATGAAAACGGTTGCACGGGGTGTTGAGCGGGGATATGAATATGCAGCATCCTGGAATTTGCCACCGATAGAGATTTTTGATTTATTCGTTCCTAATTTTTCCGGTGGACTTGAAAACTACTGGAGCCACAACCCTATGAAACTCCATACCGAATTCTTTGGAATAATGATAATTTTATTTGTAGTATTTGCCCTATTCTTTTGCTGGAAAAAACAATATTTAAAATTTTTTTTCATCACAGGACTGATTGCACTTTTTTATTCTTTTGGTGGAGCAACATTTGTCCACAGAATTTTCTATGAACTAATCCCCGGCTTTAAATTAATGCGTGCGCCCGGGCTTGCATTTTATATTGCCGCATTCAGTATGGTTGTAATAGGTGCAATAGGATTTGAAGAATTGATTATTCAGAAGAAGATTGATAAAAAGAAATTTATGCTCACCGGTATTATAATCCTTGGGTTTTTTATCATCATTCTGTTTTTAATTGCACCGGCAATAGCACATTCCGAAGCAGGACAGAAAATTGCTTATCTCAAAAGGAATCTACCATCTTATTATAACGGAGCAATAATAAGCTCTATTATTGTAATCTTAACACTTATTTTTATCTATTTATCATTAAATCAAAGAATTCGCATTTCAACTGCTACACTTATTTTTTCTGGTATAACATTACTCCATCAAATGCCGGTTATGGCAAAATATTTACCTTCAGGACCAGCACCGGAAATATATTATAAGGCAGACGATGTAGTAAATTTTCTCAAGAATGATAAAACAATATATCGGGTATTTCCTTTTCAATATGGTGTCCGTGGTGAACACGACCGTGATTCATATCTATTATATCACAATATCCAGAGTGCAGGTGGATATATTGCCAATCCGATCCAGCGCTATCAGGATTTGATTGGTGCGGGGATGAGTGTAATGTTCAATCCCCAAAATCTGATTCAGTATCCAAAATTTGTTGATATATTAAATCTAAAATATATCATTGCCCCTAATCTGCCCGACGATATTTCAGGATATGACCAAAATTCACAGCGAATTATCCTGATGATAAAAAGTTATTTATCAAGATTCAGACCGGTTTATAAAGGTTATCAGCATACCGTATATCAGAATGATAGCGTCCTGCCCAGGGCATGCCTCATTCCAGATTATATTATTATGTCCCCAGAAAAGATAATTGACTTTATGAAGTCGCCTGTCTTTAACCCCAAAGAAATGATAATTCTTGAAGACAGTGTCACATATCCCCACCCTGATAAAAAACCGTCTATGCTTGAGGCAGTAGTAAAAAAATATACTCCCAATCAGATAATCATAGAAACCGACTCACCGCATCCAGGTTTTCTTTTATTAATTGATAACTGGCATCCCGACTGGCGGGTCTATGTAGATGGAGAAGAAGGGAAATTACACCGTGCGAATTATACCTTCCGGGCAGTATTTTTATCCCAGGGCAAACACAGCGTAGTATTTGAATATAAATCAAAACCATTCGCTATCGGGTTAATAATAACAGTAACAACCATTTTTGCGTTATTGGGATTTTATATACCATTCGGTTTATGGCGCCTGGCAGTAAAATACCGCATAAAATCAAATACACTTAAACCTTGA
- the rpoN gene encoding RNA polymerase factor sigma-54 has product MEKRSSIYHGLGVSPSIMHSLTYYLKLLEMPNLELEALVRQELDTNPLLEEVEEVPELESEENEMDKKSKNEDFDLLDFYAREDLSNTSDYSEEEQLDLFENTPAQNDKLYDHLMKQAERRFAGKELEIAELIISNIEDDGYLTVSLEELASEGYNLDEIEKVRKEIQFFEPVGCAWRDVREPLLAQLKNLGYASDSIEAILVRDYLKNLRTGNLRECLETLNIDETRFNQAKQVIMKLDPKPGLRYSYFDSPYVYPDFIVFWQDNELSVRLNEENIPKIRIKREYLEKINQNTDDVEFIKQKLKSAYNLIRAIEKRRITLNKITKMLLDYQKEYFLKGDSFLKSITIVDFAKQLGVNPSTVSRAIANKYLESPRGIHKLKFFFSAPVGSTDKSYIFDKIKETIQNEDKTSPLSDVQIAKKLARMGIIISRRTVTKYREMLNIPPHNLRRI; this is encoded by the coding sequence ATGGAAAAAAGAAGCTCAATATACCATGGTTTAGGAGTAAGTCCAAGCATAATGCATTCTTTAACTTACTATTTAAAATTATTGGAGATGCCTAATCTTGAACTTGAAGCCCTGGTGCGGCAGGAACTTGATACGAATCCATTACTGGAAGAAGTTGAAGAAGTGCCGGAACTGGAATCAGAAGAAAATGAAATGGATAAAAAGAGTAAAAATGAAGACTTTGACCTTCTTGATTTTTATGCCCGTGAAGACCTTTCTAATACATCTGATTATTCTGAGGAAGAACAATTAGACCTTTTTGAGAATACACCAGCCCAAAATGACAAATTATACGACCATCTTATGAAACAGGCGGAAAGAAGATTTGCTGGAAAAGAACTTGAAATTGCGGAGCTGATTATATCAAATATTGAGGATGATGGTTATCTCACAGTATCCTTAGAAGAACTTGCCAGCGAAGGATATAATTTGGATGAAATAGAGAAAGTGCGAAAGGAAATACAGTTTTTTGAACCGGTGGGCTGTGCATGGCGTGATGTGCGCGAACCACTCCTTGCTCAATTAAAAAATCTTGGTTATGCATCGGATTCAATTGAGGCAATTTTGGTCAGAGATTATTTAAAAAACTTACGCACTGGAAACCTGAGAGAATGCCTTGAAACTTTAAATATTGATGAAACACGGTTCAATCAGGCAAAACAGGTTATAATGAAACTTGATCCTAAACCCGGTTTGCGGTATTCATATTTTGATTCACCATATGTTTATCCCGATTTTATAGTTTTCTGGCAGGATAATGAACTTAGTGTTCGTCTCAACGAAGAGAATATACCAAAGATAAGAATAAAAAGAGAATATCTTGAGAAAATAAATCAGAATACTGATGATGTTGAATTTATAAAACAGAAATTGAAATCTGCTTATAATTTGATTCGTGCGATTGAAAAAAGAAGAATTACCTTGAATAAAATTACAAAAATGCTCCTTGATTATCAAAAAGAATATTTTTTGAAGGGTGATAGTTTTTTGAAATCAATTACAATAGTAGATTTTGCAAAGCAATTAGGTGTTAATCCTTCAACGGTTTCAAGGGCAATCGCAAATAAATATCTTGAATCGCCGAGGGGAATACATAAGCTAAAATTCTTTTTCTCTGCACCGGTAGGCAGCACAGACAAGTCATATATATTTGATAAAATTAAAGAAACAATTCAAAACGAAGATAAAACATCTCCACTTTCTGATGTTCAGATTGCCAAAAAACTCGCGCGAATGGGTATCATAATCTCGCGCAGAACCGTGACTAAATACAGGGAGATGTTAAATATTCCACCCCATAATCTTCGTAGAATTTAA
- a CDS encoding S41 family peptidase produces MLGYYRFPSINNDTIVFVSEDDLWIVPLKGGVAHRLTSNLGRIGNCSISPDGEYIAFTGREEGSNEVYCISIKGGIAKRLTFLGANTTVRGWTRDGDRIIFASDTGQWYPGFTYIYTVDKNKDIPKIVPVGPARTISYGPKKGVVIGRNTADPARWKRYRGGTVGEIWIDPEERGNFRKLIDIKGNLADPMWICERIYFISDHEGVGNIYSCTIQGRDLKRHTDHKDFYVRNAKTDGKNIVYHAGGDIYVLYPETNRVERVKIDFRSPRVQTQRKFVDAGRYLEDYAIHPEGARVCVTSRGKVFSMPNWEGPVIQNGSKPGARYRLGRWLYDGMRLIVVTDEKGEDSLQVHYNDGKRIVNLPPMDIGRPIELEPSPKEPLVALTNHRNELIVVNLKSKKRIIVDKSKYRRITGVTWSSDGIWIAYSYPDSERTSCIKLANVIEKKTYYATKSVLYDFAPSFDPDGKYLYFLSARHFDPVYDTMQFELSFPCHIKPYLVLLRKDLTDPFKYTKSAPQGMDMGFDIPKIEKGKKQVKKINIDIEGITDRVVPLPVAHGIYKQIKGIKDKVLYTIFPITGGKAEWFTDEIPANGTLGFYDFKEQKEGVILTGITNFKVSQNNEIIIYRAKDRLRIIKPIEKIEQKLEKQAVGPKSGWLDLSRIKLLVEPRMEWKQMYRDAWRLQRDHFWTKDMSGVDWKKVYEKYLPLLDRIGTRSEFSDLIWEMQGELGTSHAYEWGGDYREEPRYTQGFLGADLVYDKNKNAYRIMKIIKGDPWEPYAKSPLMGPGLDIKEGDILLEINGVALSKKIQPGELLVNRANTEITITIANSNGRNKRTFSIKTLSDESSARYRDWVEHNRELVHRLSKNKIGYVHIPDMGPRGYAEFHRYFLSEIRYTGLIVDVRFNRGGHISQLLLERLRRKRIGYDITRWGTPEPYPNESVLGPIVAITNEYAGSDGDIFSHGFKLYKIGPLIGKRTWGGVIGISPYYRLSDGGLTTQPEYSFWFFDVGWGVENYGTEPDIEVEITPTDYLKNRDPQLLTAVRECIKLIKKTKPKIPNFGKKPVLRLPW; encoded by the coding sequence ATGTTAGGATATTATCGGTTTCCAAGTATAAATAATGATACAATTGTTTTTGTTAGTGAAGATGATTTGTGGATTGTGCCACTAAAGGGTGGTGTTGCCCATCGTTTAACATCAAATTTGGGTAGAATTGGAAATTGTAGTATTTCTCCTGATGGTGAATATATTGCATTTACAGGTAGGGAGGAAGGGTCTAACGAGGTATATTGTATTTCAATCAAAGGTGGTATCGCAAAAAGGCTTACCTTCCTCGGTGCAAATACAACTGTGCGGGGCTGGACAAGGGATGGGGATAGAATCATATTTGCAAGTGATACAGGACAATGGTATCCAGGATTTACCTATATTTATACCGTTGATAAAAACAAGGATATCCCTAAGATAGTTCCGGTTGGACCGGCCAGGACGATTTCATATGGACCCAAAAAAGGTGTTGTCATAGGTAGAAATACTGCTGACCCTGCTCGCTGGAAGAGATACCGGGGTGGCACCGTTGGCGAGATATGGATTGACCCTGAGGAAAGAGGTAATTTTAGAAAACTTATAGATATAAAAGGAAATCTTGCTGACCCAATGTGGATTTGTGAGAGGATATATTTTATTTCAGACCACGAGGGTGTTGGTAATATCTATTCTTGCACAATCCAGGGTAGAGATTTAAAGAGGCACACAGACCATAAAGATTTTTATGTGCGCAATGCCAAGACTGATGGGAAGAATATTGTTTATCACGCTGGCGGGGACATATATGTGTTATATCCAGAAACGAACCGGGTAGAAAGGGTAAAAATAGATTTTCGGAGTCCCAGGGTTCAAACCCAACGCAAGTTTGTGGATGCGGGCAGATACCTTGAAGATTATGCTATCCATCCTGAAGGTGCCCGGGTTTGTGTTACAAGCAGAGGTAAAGTTTTTTCAATGCCTAACTGGGAAGGGCCTGTGATACAAAATGGTTCAAAACCCGGTGCACGTTATCGGCTTGGTAGATGGCTTTATGACGGTATGAGACTTATCGTGGTGACGGATGAGAAAGGAGAAGATTCACTGCAGGTTCATTATAATGATGGAAAGCGTATAGTTAATTTGCCTCCGATGGATATTGGAAGACCAATTGAACTTGAACCTTCGCCGAAAGAACCTCTCGTTGCTTTAACTAACCATAGAAACGAATTGATTGTTGTGAACTTGAAGTCAAAAAAGCGCATAATTGTTGATAAAAGCAAATATCGGAGAATAACCGGGGTAACCTGGTCTTCGGACGGTATCTGGATTGCATATAGTTATCCTGATTCTGAAAGGACATCCTGTATCAAACTTGCAAATGTCATTGAAAAGAAGACTTATTATGCTACAAAGAGCGTTCTTTACGACTTTGCTCCAAGTTTTGACCCTGATGGGAAATATCTGTATTTTTTATCGGCACGCCATTTTGATCCAGTCTATGATACAATGCAATTTGAGTTAAGTTTTCCCTGTCATATAAAACCTTATCTGGTTCTGTTGAGAAAAGACCTTACCGACCCATTTAAATATACAAAGTCAGCACCCCAGGGGATGGATATGGGTTTTGACATCCCGAAAATAGAAAAAGGTAAAAAGCAGGTAAAGAAAATAAATATTGATATTGAGGGTATTACCGATAGAGTGGTTCCATTACCTGTCGCCCACGGTATCTATAAACAAATCAAGGGGATAAAAGATAAAGTATTATATACGATTTTTCCTATCACTGGTGGAAAGGCAGAGTGGTTTACAGATGAAATACCCGCAAATGGCACTCTTGGATTCTATGATTTTAAAGAGCAGAAAGAAGGTGTTATATTAACTGGTATAACAAATTTCAAGGTTTCGCAGAATAACGAAATAATAATATATCGCGCAAAGGACCGCCTGAGGATTATAAAGCCCATTGAAAAAATTGAACAGAAACTTGAAAAACAAGCGGTTGGACCCAAGAGCGGTTGGCTCGACCTTTCAAGAATAAAACTTCTTGTTGAACCGAGAATGGAATGGAAACAGATGTATCGAGATGCCTGGCGATTGCAACGAGACCATTTCTGGACAAAGGATATGTCAGGTGTGGATTGGAAAAAGGTATATGAAAAATATCTACCATTGCTTGATAGGATTGGAACCCGTTCTGAATTTTCTGATTTGATATGGGAAATGCAGGGTGAATTAGGGACTTCGCACGCCTATGAATGGGGCGGTGATTATCGTGAAGAACCAAGGTACACACAGGGATTCTTAGGCGCTGACCTTGTATATGACAAAAATAAAAATGCTTACCGAATTATGAAAATTATAAAAGGAGACCCCTGGGAGCCATATGCTAAATCACCTTTAATGGGACCTGGTCTGGATATTAAGGAGGGTGATATTCTACTTGAAATAAACGGTGTTGCACTGAGTAAAAAAATTCAACCCGGTGAGCTTCTTGTTAATCGCGCAAATACTGAAATTACAATAACCATTGCAAATTCCAATGGCAGAAATAAAAGGACATTTTCAATCAAAACACTTTCTGATGAGTCATCAGCACGGTACCGAGATTGGGTTGAGCATAATCGGGAATTAGTCCACCGATTAAGCAAAAATAAGATTGGTTATGTTCACATTCCTGATATGGGACCCCGGGGTTATGCAGAATTCCACAGATATTTTTTGAGTGAAATAAGATATACAGGATTGATTGTGGATGTTAGATTCAACCGGGGTGGCCATATCTCACAATTATTGCTTGAGCGATTAAGAAGAAAGAGGATTGGTTATGATATCACGAGATGGGGAACTCCAGAACCATATCCAAATGAATCGGTTCTTGGTCCAATTGTGGCGATAACCAATGAATATGCAGGTTCTGATGGTGATATATTCAGCCACGGATTTAAATTGTATAAAATTGGTCCATTGATTGGTAAGAGGACCTGGGGTGGAGTCATAGGCATTTCTCCTTATTACCGTCTTTCAGACGGTGGCTTGACGACACAGCCCGAATATTCATTCTGGTTTTTTGATGTGGGATGGGGTGTTGAAAATTATGGAACAGAACCTGATATTGAAGTGGAAATTACACCCACGGATTATTTAAAAAACAGAGACCCACAATTACTTACCGCAGTTAGAGAATGCATTAAGTTAATTAAAAAAACAAAGCCCAAAATACCAAATTTCGGGAAGAAACCGGTGTTAAGATTGCCCTGGTAA
- the asnA gene encoding aspartate--ammonia ligase — protein MPKKGATKLKKTGKEADLAGPGVSTYEEVEKILPNDYKPLLPPLERMKALFAVKEYIEKNLCKELNLTMVQVPLIVTKESGVNDYLDRDGSRTPIEFKCGLGLKKPIEAQIVQAATKWKRMALAQFGCKPGEGICTDMRAVRKDYFMDHDHSCYVDQWDWERVITPEERNLKFLKEIVKKIWKVIYGAAKFAQENWPELKNPKYPPIPEELTFLHAEDILDMYPDMPRKQRETAILQKYPAIFIIGIGWTLKDGYPHEMRAADYDDWVTETVSEDGRPMHGLNGDILVWNPVTKRRHELSSMGIRVTKETLKKQLEITGQLDFLKLPYHQAILNDKIPLSIGGGIGQSRTYMYILRTAHLGEVSVTVWPKELKEICEKRNIYVLE, from the coding sequence ATGCCAAAAAAAGGAGCAACAAAACTTAAGAAAACGGGTAAAGAAGCAGACCTGGCAGGTCCTGGTGTGAGCACATACGAAGAGGTGGAGAAGATACTGCCGAACGATTATAAACCTCTTCTGCCCCCTCTGGAAAGGATGAAGGCTTTATTTGCAGTAAAGGAATACATTGAAAAGAATCTATGCAAGGAATTGAACCTTACTATGGTTCAGGTGCCTTTAATTGTTACAAAAGAAAGCGGTGTCAATGATTATCTTGATAGAGATGGTTCAAGAACACCTATTGAATTTAAATGCGGACTGGGTTTGAAGAAACCGATTGAAGCCCAGATTGTCCAGGCAGCAACAAAATGGAAGAGAATGGCACTTGCCCAGTTTGGATGCAAACCTGGTGAAGGAATTTGCACAGATATGAGGGCGGTTCGTAAAGATTATTTTATGGACCACGACCATTCTTGTTATGTTGACCAGTGGGATTGGGAAAGGGTTATCACCCCTGAAGAACGCAATCTAAAATTTTTAAAGGAAATAGTAAAGAAAATATGGAAGGTTATTTATGGCGCAGCAAAATTTGCCCAGGAAAATTGGCCTGAACTAAAAAATCCAAAGTACCCACCAATTCCTGAAGAACTCACTTTCCTGCATGCAGAAGATATCCTTGACATGTATCCAGATATGCCAAGAAAACAACGCGAAACAGCGATTTTGCAGAAATACCCGGCAATATTTATAATCGGTATTGGCTGGACATTAAAAGATGGATACCCGCATGAAATGCGAGCTGCTGATTATGATGATTGGGTAACCGAAACAGTATCTGAAGATGGCAGGCCCATGCATGGATTAAATGGGGATATACTTGTATGGAACCCTGTTACAAAGAGACGTCACGAACTAAGTTCAATGGGTATCAGGGTTACAAAAGAGACCCTCAAAAAACAACTTGAAATTACCGGACAACTTGATTTTTTAAAACTGCCTTATCATCAGGCAATATTGAATGACAAAATTCCATTGAGCATCGGCGGTGGCATAGGACAATCAAGAACCTATATGTATATACTAAGAACCGCGCATCTCGGTGAGGTAAGTGTAACGGTCTGGCCCAAAGAACTTAAAGAAATCTGCGAGAAGAGAAATATTTATGTGCTCGAATAG
- a CDS encoding CapA family protein produces MKKIFLFVFFGAFILGDTLTIIAVGDIMMGTTYPEKRLPPNDGANIFTNVEEILRSADLTLGNLEGPLADSGKCTKKIEKGKVYAFKTPPHYARYLAEAGFDFVNLKNNHINDFGQEAFLSTINVLTQYGIKYGTDDICGEFVINNKKICIISFSQAFWGNSILNIPSAQKIVAEKSREYDIVIVSFHGGGEGVNYLHTKDTMEYFLDVPRGNVVKFSRAVIDSGADFVWGHGPHVPRAIEIYKNRLIAYSLGNFFTYGFNIDDVRGYAPILKISIDSTGNFLNGQIISAIQKPGGMLTIDSLHRAAKLIRDLSIEDFPKTAPFITDQGYISSNILD; encoded by the coding sequence ATGAAAAAAATTTTTCTTTTTGTTTTCTTCGGGGCATTTATTTTAGGGGATACATTGACTATAATCGCTGTTGGTGATATTATGATGGGCACGACCTATCCCGAAAAAAGGTTGCCACCCAATGATGGGGCAAATATTTTTACGAATGTCGAAGAAATATTGAGAAGTGCAGATTTAACCCTTGGTAATCTTGAGGGTCCACTTGCCGATTCCGGTAAATGCACAAAGAAGATTGAGAAAGGCAAAGTCTATGCATTTAAAACTCCACCGCACTATGCCCGATATCTTGCCGAGGCAGGATTTGATTTTGTGAATCTTAAAAATAATCATATAAATGACTTCGGGCAGGAGGCTTTTTTATCTACTATCAATGTCCTTACTCAGTACGGGATAAAATACGGAACCGACGATATTTGTGGTGAATTTGTAATCAATAATAAAAAAATCTGTATCATTTCTTTTTCTCAGGCATTCTGGGGAAATTCAATATTGAATATCCCTTCCGCACAGAAAATTGTAGCAGAAAAATCAAGAGAATATGACATTGTGATTGTTTCATTCCATGGGGGCGGTGAGGGGGTCAATTATTTACATACCAAGGATACAATGGAGTATTTTTTGGATGTGCCGAGGGGCAATGTTGTTAAATTCAGCCGTGCCGTCATTGATAGTGGAGCTGATTTTGTATGGGGACACGGTCCTCATGTGCCGCGGGCAATTGAGATATATAAAAATCGTTTGATTGCATATAGTCTGGGTAATTTTTTCACTTATGGTTTTAATATTGATGATGTAAGAGGCTATGCACCAATTCTTAAAATTTCAATTGATTCTACAGGTAACTTTTTAAATGGACAGATTATCTCGGCAATCCAGAAACCAGGTGGGATGCTTACAATAGATTCTTTACATCGGGCGGCAAAATTGATAAGAGATCTATCAATAGAAGATTTTCCAAAAACTGCACCATTTATCACCGATCAGGGATATATAAGTTCAAATATTTTAGACTGA
- the rpsL gene encoding 30S ribosomal protein S12, translating to MPTINQLIRFGRKKVVKKSRAPALTGCPQRRGVCTRVYTTTPKKPNSALRKVCKVRMTNGYEVTAYIPGEGHNLQEHSIVLVRGGRVKDLPGVRYHVVRGKYDAAGVEDRKKSRSLYGVKRPKAAASS from the coding sequence ATGCCAACAATAAATCAGTTGATTAGGTTTGGACGAAAAAAGGTCGTCAAAAAAAGTCGGGCTCCAGCGTTGACTGGTTGTCCTCAAAGAAGGGGTGTCTGCACAAGGGTTTATACAACGACCCCTAAAAAACCAAATTCTGCCTTGCGCAAGGTCTGCAAGGTTAGAATGACAAATGGATACGAGGTTACTGCCTATATTCCTGGAGAAGGGCATAACCTTCAGGAACACTCAATTGTACTGGTACGCGGTGGCAGGGTTAAGGATTTGCCTGGGGTACGTTATCATGTCGTGCGTGGAAAATATGACGCGGCGGGTGTTGAAGATAGAAAAAAGAGCCGTTCCCTCTATGGAGTGAAAAGGCCTAAGGCGGCTGCATCATCTTAG
- the rpsG gene encoding 30S ribosomal protein S7, producing MGRRRRATIRKIQPDPKYNSVLVSKFINNLMWDGKKSIAQKIFYGAIERIEKITKEDGLAVFERALNNVKPILEVRPRRVGGATYQIPMEVRPNRKESLAIKWIIQSARERPEHRMEERLAQEIIAASRNEGNSIKKREEVHKMAEANKAFAHFRW from the coding sequence ATGGGTAGAAGAAGAAGGGCGACTATTAGAAAGATTCAACCCGATCCAAAATACAATAGTGTGCTCGTGAGCAAGTTTATAAATAACCTTATGTGGGATGGAAAAAAGAGCATTGCCCAGAAGATTTTTTATGGAGCAATTGAGCGTATAGAGAAGATAACGAAAGAAGACGGACTTGCGGTCTTTGAAAGGGCACTTAATAATGTGAAACCAATTCTTGAAGTCAGACCGAGAAGGGTTGGTGGGGCTACCTATCAGATACCAATGGAGGTCAGACCAAATCGTAAGGAAAGCCTTGCGATTAAATGGATTATCCAATCTGCACGGGAACGACCTGAGCATAGAATGGAAGAGAGACTTGCCCAGGAAATTATCGCCGCCAGCAGAAACGAAGGAAACTCAATAAAGAAAAGAGAAGAGGTCCATAAAATGGCAGAGGCAAACAAGGCATTTGCGCACTTCCGCTGGTAA
- a CDS encoding aminopeptidase, which produces MDTKKLISSADIVIHQCLSIKNGERVVIVTDKPCKKIGEVLWEQLPDKKDSYLVEIAPTGGHGKEPPPLIGEILKKCDVFIIPTSFSLTHTQARIQATKSGVRGATMPGITTDLMIRTLNADYNKIARLTKKVEALLTRTKEVLVKTGNNELYLDITSRRGHPDTGIIRTPGSFSNLPAGESYCAPLEDKSEGKVVIDGSFAPLGLLKKPVILTLKSGKIVKLEGNKTLEKIFDQAGEKGRVLCELGIGTNYKAIITGNVLEDEKVMGTIHLAFGNNLGFGGKNDAKIHLDGVIRKPWVWFDKKLVIKQGKIVI; this is translated from the coding sequence ATGGATACTAAAAAATTAATATCTTCGGCAGATATAGTTATTCATCAGTGCTTAAGCATTAAGAATGGGGAAAGAGTAGTTATAGTTACTGATAAACCCTGTAAGAAAATTGGCGAAGTGCTCTGGGAGCAACTCCCTGACAAAAAGGATTCGTACTTAGTGGAAATAGCACCGACAGGTGGACATGGTAAAGAGCCACCTCCACTCATTGGTGAGATTCTAAAAAAGTGCGATGTCTTTATTATCCCAACGAGTTTCTCTCTAACCCATACCCAGGCGCGCATTCAGGCAACAAAATCAGGGGTCCGGGGTGCGACAATGCCCGGCATAACCACCGATTTGATGATACGGACATTGAATGCTGATTATAATAAAATTGCCCGTTTGACAAAGAAAGTGGAGGCACTACTTACGAGAACAAAAGAGGTTTTAGTGAAAACAGGAAATAATGAACTTTATTTAGACATAACTTCGCGCAGAGGACATCCTGATACAGGAATTATCCGAACCCCTGGAAGTTTCTCTAATCTTCCTGCCGGTGAATCTTATTGCGCACCACTTGAAGATAAATCTGAAGGAAAAGTTGTAATTGATGGTTCTTTTGCACCTCTTGGGCTCCTTAAAAAGCCAGTCATCCTTACTTTAAAATCAGGCAAGATTGTGAAACTTGAAGGAAATAAAACCCTTGAGAAAATATTTGACCAGGCTGGTGAAAAAGGTAGGGTGCTTTGTGAGTTGGGTATAGGGACCAATTATAAAGCAATTATCACTGGTAATGTCCTTGAAGATGAAAAAGTTATGGGGACTATTCATCTTGCATTTGGTAACAATTTAGGATTTGGTGGAAAGAATGATGCAAAGATACACCTTGATGGTGTTATTAGAAAACCCTGGGTCTGGTTTGATAAGAAATTAGTAATAAAACAGGGTAAAATTGTCATTTAA